The following proteins are co-located in the Planococcus plakortidis genome:
- the fapR gene encoding transcription factor FapR translates to MRKPKKERQAALKSSIKDNPFVTDEELSAEFGVSVQTIRLDRMELSIPELRERIKHVAEKTFDDEVKSLPIDEVIGEIIDIELDNKAISIFDVKPEHVFQRNRIARGHHLFAQANSLAVAVMNEELALTVKSELQFLKPVKAGQRVVAKAQVTDRQPQKNRAFVKVVSTVDQAVVFIGTFEMYRMTEQSEGDHT, encoded by the coding sequence GTGAGAAAACCTAAAAAAGAGCGACAAGCAGCGCTGAAATCCTCCATCAAAGACAATCCGTTCGTGACCGATGAAGAATTATCGGCGGAGTTCGGGGTCAGTGTCCAGACGATCCGTCTCGATCGGATGGAGCTTTCGATACCGGAACTTCGGGAGCGCATCAAGCATGTGGCCGAGAAGACCTTTGACGATGAAGTGAAATCCTTGCCGATCGACGAAGTGATCGGGGAGATAATCGATATAGAACTGGACAATAAAGCCATCTCGATTTTCGATGTCAAACCGGAACATGTTTTCCAGCGCAACCGGATTGCCAGGGGGCACCATCTGTTCGCGCAGGCGAATTCCTTGGCGGTGGCCGTGATGAACGAAGAATTGGCATTGACGGTGAAATCGGAATTGCAATTCCTGAAGCCTGTTAAAGCAGGACAGCGGGTCGTTGCCAAAGCCCAAGTGACCGACAGGCAGCCGCAAAAGAACCGCGCGTTCGTCAAAGTGGTGTCGACAGTCGACCAGGCAGTAGTATTTATCGGGACATTTGAAATGTACCGCATGACTGAACAAAGTGAAGGTGACCATACGTGA
- the rpmB gene encoding 50S ribosomal protein L28 produces MPKVCAVSGRKARSGNSRSHALNSTKRTWGANLQKVRILVDGKPKRVWVSARALKSGKVERV; encoded by the coding sequence ATGCCAAAAGTATGTGCAGTATCTGGACGTAAAGCTCGTTCTGGAAACAGCCGTTCACACGCGTTGAACTCGACAAAACGTACATGGGGAGCAAACCTTCAAAAAGTTCGCATCCTTGTTGACGGCAAGCCGAAACGTGTATGGGTTTCCGCGAGAGCATTGAAATCAGGAAAAGTTGAGCGCGTCTAA
- a CDS encoding DAK2 domain-containing protein yields the protein MKSLNGVKFAEMVQMGSHHLYQNADYVDALNVFPVPDGDTGTNMNLSMTSGAKETEAHAQEHIGKTASALSKGLLMGARGNSGVILSQLFRGFGKFIVDEQELSAKKLAHALQHGVETAYKAVMKPVEGTILTVAKDAAAKGMSLADNEEDIIVLFEAIVTEAKASLERTPDLLPVLKEVGVVDSGGQGLVYVYEGFLASLKGEALPEKHVDNSMDELVSAEHHKNIAGFMNTEDIEFGYCTEFMVKFEEGKRPFNEAEFRTDLSAYGDSLLVISDDEIAKIHIHSEEPGKVLTYGQEYGSLISMKIENMRQQHTDIVGEDHKKATPAEQAKHPYAIVTVAMGEGVAELLRSIGASYVIEGGQTMNPSTEDIVNAVRSIGAERVLILPNNKNIIMAAEQAAELLDIEAAVVPTKDVPQGMSALLAFNPEAAVADNQQAMGEAIKNVKSGSVTFAVRDTSIDGISIKKDDFMGISEGKIVVSDQSLEKVAEELCKTLVDAEAEIVTILFGEDVNESDAEKLGAFIESLNGDVEVEIHNGKQPLYPYILAVE from the coding sequence ATGAAGTCATTAAACGGAGTGAAATTCGCTGAAATGGTGCAGATGGGTTCGCACCATCTATACCAAAATGCGGATTATGTAGATGCATTGAACGTCTTCCCGGTGCCGGACGGCGATACTGGGACGAACATGAATTTATCGATGACATCCGGAGCAAAAGAGACAGAAGCCCACGCGCAAGAACATATCGGGAAAACAGCGAGCGCTTTATCAAAAGGCCTTTTGATGGGCGCACGCGGCAACTCAGGCGTCATTTTGTCGCAGTTGTTCCGCGGGTTCGGCAAATTCATTGTCGATGAGCAGGAGCTTTCTGCGAAGAAACTGGCGCACGCTTTGCAACACGGCGTCGAGACCGCTTATAAGGCTGTCATGAAACCGGTCGAAGGCACTATCCTGACGGTCGCGAAAGATGCGGCGGCTAAAGGAATGAGCCTAGCAGACAATGAAGAAGATATCATCGTGCTGTTCGAAGCGATCGTCACTGAAGCGAAAGCATCGCTTGAGAGAACACCGGACCTGCTGCCGGTACTGAAGGAAGTCGGAGTTGTCGACAGTGGCGGGCAAGGCCTTGTCTATGTCTATGAAGGATTTCTTGCATCATTGAAAGGCGAAGCATTGCCGGAGAAGCATGTCGATAATTCGATGGATGAACTGGTCAGCGCCGAGCACCATAAGAATATCGCAGGATTCATGAACACGGAAGATATCGAATTCGGCTATTGCACGGAGTTCATGGTCAAATTCGAAGAAGGCAAACGACCATTCAATGAAGCCGAGTTCCGGACGGACTTAAGCGCTTATGGCGATTCGCTTCTGGTCATTTCAGACGACGAGATCGCAAAAATCCATATCCACTCCGAAGAACCGGGTAAAGTCCTTACATATGGCCAGGAATACGGAAGCCTGATCAGCATGAAGATCGAAAACATGCGCCAGCAACACACCGATATAGTCGGTGAAGACCATAAAAAGGCCACTCCGGCTGAACAGGCGAAGCATCCTTATGCGATTGTCACGGTAGCGATGGGAGAAGGCGTAGCGGAATTGCTCCGTTCGATCGGCGCTTCCTACGTCATCGAAGGCGGCCAGACGATGAACCCGTCTACCGAAGACATCGTCAATGCGGTCCGTTCGATCGGCGCGGAACGCGTATTGATCTTGCCGAACAATAAAAATATCATCATGGCGGCGGAGCAGGCAGCAGAGCTTCTGGATATCGAGGCGGCAGTCGTGCCGACGAAAGATGTCCCACAAGGAATGTCGGCGCTTCTCGCCTTCAACCCAGAAGCCGCTGTTGCGGACAATCAACAAGCGATGGGCGAGGCGATCAAGAACGTCAAGTCCGGCTCGGTCACTTTTGCGGTGCGTGATACTTCAATCGATGGCATCTCCATCAAGAAAGACGATTTCATGGGGATTTCCGAAGGCAAGATCGTCGTGTCGGATCAAAGCCTCGAGAAAGTCGCGGAAGAGCTGTGCAAAACATTGGTCGATGCGGAGGCGGAAATCGTCACGATTCTCTTCGGCGAAGATGTCAATGAATCAGATGCCGAAAAACTAGGCGCATTCATCGAATCATTGAACGGCGATGTCGAAGTGGAGATCCACAACGGCAAACAGCCGCTTTATCCATACATTCTGGCAGTTGAATAA
- the fabG gene encoding 3-oxoacyl-[acyl-carrier-protein] reductase produces MSRLTGKTAIVTGASRGIGAAIARRFAEEGANIVVNYSGSQEKAEAVVAEIEQAGGKAVAVKANVADAEAVKALADVAMKEFGSIDILVNNAGITRDNLMMRMKEDEWDDVINTNLKGVFLCTKAVTRQMMKQRAGRIVNIASIVGVMGNAGQANYVAAKAGVIGLTKTTARELASRGITANAVAPGFITTDMTEKLGDDVQSSMLAQIPLARFGAPEDVANAALYLASDEASYVTGQTLHLDGGMVM; encoded by the coding sequence ATGAGCAGATTAACGGGGAAAACAGCCATTGTTACAGGGGCATCGCGCGGGATTGGCGCAGCCATCGCCCGCCGTTTTGCCGAAGAAGGCGCAAATATCGTCGTCAACTATAGCGGCAGCCAGGAAAAGGCGGAAGCTGTTGTAGCCGAAATCGAACAGGCGGGCGGAAAAGCCGTTGCCGTAAAGGCCAATGTCGCAGATGCCGAAGCGGTGAAAGCGCTGGCGGACGTGGCGATGAAGGAATTCGGTTCAATTGACATCCTCGTAAATAATGCCGGCATCACCCGCGACAACTTGATGATGCGCATGAAAGAAGATGAATGGGACGATGTCATCAATACGAACCTGAAAGGCGTCTTCCTGTGCACGAAAGCGGTGACACGCCAAATGATGAAACAGCGCGCAGGGCGCATCGTCAATATCGCGTCCATCGTCGGCGTCATGGGCAATGCAGGCCAAGCCAATTACGTGGCGGCGAAGGCGGGGGTCATCGGTTTGACGAAGACGACCGCAAGGGAACTTGCGAGCCGAGGGATTACCGCAAACGCTGTGGCTCCTGGTTTCATCACGACCGATATGACGGAAAAGCTCGGCGACGATGTGCAATCGAGCATGCTCGCACAGATTCCGCTTGCCCGTTTCGGGGCGCCTGAAGATGTGGCGAATGCGGCCTTGTACCTGGCTTCGGACGAAGCAAGCTATGTAACCGGGCAGACGCTGCATCTTGATGGAGGCATGGTCATGTAG
- a CDS encoding acyl carrier protein — translation MSTVLERVTKVIVDRLGVEESEVKPEASFTDDLGADSLDVVELVMELEDEFDMEISDEDAEGMSTVGDAVTYIEKKQA, via the coding sequence TTGTCAACAGTATTGGAGCGAGTAACCAAAGTAATCGTAGATCGTCTTGGTGTGGAAGAGAGCGAAGTGAAACCTGAAGCATCTTTCACAGACGACCTTGGAGCGGATTCACTGGATGTGGTTGAATTGGTCATGGAGCTAGAAGACGAATTCGATATGGAAATTTCCGATGAAGACGCAGAAGGAATGTCAACAGTAGGCGACGCAGTAACTTACATCGAAAAAAAACAAGCTTAA
- the rnc gene encoding ribonuclease III, with translation MAMKRKPKHTKQMALKESAKQAFEQLQKELDIQFEQPALLQQAFTHSSYVNEHRRRQFTDNERLEFLGDAVLELSVSHFLYMKYPDMAEGELTKLRASIVCEPSLVLFANELGFGKYILLGKGEELTGGRTRPALLADVFESFVGALYLDQGLEKVVGFLEVVLFPKVEVGAFSHAMDYKSQLQELVQQKNTGTLNYEIIEEKGPAHSRIFVTRVSLGDQELGLGDGRSKKEAEQKAAQLAIRKLQETAED, from the coding sequence ATGGCGATGAAACGAAAACCGAAACACACCAAGCAAATGGCGCTTAAAGAAAGCGCGAAACAGGCATTTGAGCAATTGCAAAAAGAGCTGGATATCCAGTTTGAACAACCTGCCCTTCTGCAGCAGGCATTTACCCATTCATCTTATGTGAATGAGCATCGAAGAAGACAATTCACGGACAATGAACGCCTCGAATTCCTGGGCGACGCTGTATTGGAATTGTCGGTATCGCATTTCCTCTATATGAAATATCCCGATATGGCTGAAGGTGAACTGACAAAGCTGCGCGCATCGATCGTCTGCGAGCCGTCACTTGTCCTATTCGCCAATGAACTGGGCTTCGGCAAATACATTCTGCTCGGCAAAGGCGAGGAATTGACAGGGGGCAGGACGCGCCCGGCACTTCTTGCGGATGTTTTTGAATCGTTTGTCGGCGCACTTTACCTGGACCAGGGACTGGAAAAGGTCGTGGGCTTTCTAGAGGTAGTGCTATTCCCGAAAGTGGAAGTCGGTGCTTTTTCTCATGCGATGGATTATAAGAGCCAATTGCAGGAGCTGGTGCAGCAAAAGAATACCGGCACCTTGAATTATGAAATCATCGAAGAAAAGGGTCCTGCACATAGCCGGATTTTTGTGACGCGCGTATCATTGGGCGACCAGGAACTCGGCCTTGGCGATGGGCGCTCCAAAAAAGAAGCGGAGCAGAAGGCGGCACAGCTTGCCATCCGTAAATTGCAGGAAACAGCGGAGGATTGA
- the recG gene encoding ATP-dependent DNA helicase RecG, whose product MDNKAPVSSLKGVGKQAAETLRDMKIESLEDLIMTFPYRHEDFQLKDLAETPHNERVTVEGRVENEPSVLFLGKNKSRTTVTVLVGRHLVKAVFFNQHYVKAKLQIGAVVTLTGKWDRGRQLITVSSHSIGPRTDGADFEPVYSLKGSMHQKTFRKLMRQALDATKGSLQDCLPASIREEYQLLPFEQALETVHFPEDAASLKQARRRFVYEELLLFQLKMQALRKKNREAEGGSFIDYDLVRLKAFIDALPFDLTGAQKRVVNEICRDMKEPFRMNRLLQGDVGSGKTVVAAIALYAAVTAGKQGALMAPTEILAEQHANTLEEWFRPFGVSVALLTGSVKGKRRKEVLKRLVDGEIDILIGTHALIQPEVLFKSLGLVITDEQHRFGVDQRRVLKDKALNPDVLFMTATPIPRTLAISAFGEMDVSIIDEMPAGRKEIETYWMKKEMFGKIVGRMEKELLAGRQAYVIAPLIEESETLEYQNAVELYQQLTAYFEGRHTVGLMHGRLHPDEKEETMREFAEGKIAVLVSTTVVEVGVNVPNASFMLIYDAERFGLSQLHQLRGRVGRGSDQSYCVLLADPKTEIGKERMNSMTETNDGFILAEKDLELRGPGDFFGRKQSGIPEFRMADLVHDYRALEAARKDAEELIASEAFWVSDETKCLRAMLEDSGILEGGRLD is encoded by the coding sequence GTGGACAATAAAGCGCCCGTTTCTTCATTGAAGGGAGTCGGGAAGCAAGCGGCTGAAACCTTGCGGGACATGAAGATTGAAAGTCTTGAAGACTTGATCATGACCTTCCCGTATCGCCACGAGGATTTCCAGCTGAAAGATCTGGCTGAAACGCCCCATAATGAACGGGTAACGGTGGAGGGAAGGGTCGAAAATGAGCCTTCCGTCCTTTTTTTAGGGAAAAATAAATCGCGGACGACCGTGACGGTGCTCGTCGGGCGTCACCTCGTCAAGGCCGTGTTCTTCAACCAGCATTACGTGAAAGCTAAATTGCAAATCGGAGCGGTCGTCACCTTGACCGGCAAATGGGACCGTGGCCGCCAATTGATCACGGTTTCCAGCCATTCCATCGGACCGCGGACCGACGGCGCAGATTTTGAGCCGGTATACAGCCTGAAGGGTTCGATGCACCAGAAAACCTTCCGTAAATTGATGCGGCAAGCGCTGGATGCGACGAAAGGCAGCCTGCAGGATTGCCTGCCTGCGTCAATCCGCGAAGAATACCAATTGTTGCCGTTTGAGCAAGCGCTCGAAACCGTGCATTTTCCTGAAGATGCGGCATCGCTCAAGCAGGCGCGCCGTCGTTTCGTGTATGAGGAACTTCTGCTGTTCCAATTGAAGATGCAGGCGCTGCGCAAGAAAAACCGGGAAGCGGAAGGCGGCTCTTTCATCGATTATGATCTTGTGCGCCTGAAAGCATTCATCGACGCCTTGCCATTCGATCTGACCGGCGCCCAGAAACGCGTCGTCAATGAAATCTGCCGCGACATGAAAGAACCGTTCCGGATGAACCGTCTATTGCAGGGCGATGTCGGGTCGGGCAAGACCGTCGTCGCTGCAATCGCTTTGTATGCCGCCGTAACAGCAGGCAAGCAAGGGGCGCTCATGGCGCCGACGGAAATCCTTGCCGAACAACACGCCAATACGCTCGAGGAATGGTTCCGTCCATTTGGCGTCAGTGTCGCCCTGTTGACAGGTTCCGTCAAAGGCAAGAGGCGCAAGGAAGTGCTGAAGCGTCTGGTGGACGGAGAAATCGACATTCTGATCGGCACCCATGCCTTGATCCAGCCGGAAGTCCTGTTCAAAAGCCTCGGGCTCGTCATCACCGATGAACAGCACCGTTTTGGCGTGGACCAGCGGCGTGTGCTGAAAGATAAAGCATTGAACCCGGATGTCCTATTCATGACCGCGACGCCGATTCCCCGGACGCTCGCGATTTCGGCTTTTGGTGAGATGGATGTCTCGATCATTGATGAAATGCCGGCCGGGCGAAAAGAAATTGAAACCTATTGGATGAAAAAAGAAATGTTCGGCAAAATTGTCGGCCGAATGGAGAAAGAGCTGCTCGCCGGGCGCCAGGCCTATGTCATCGCGCCGCTGATCGAGGAATCCGAAACTTTGGAATACCAAAATGCAGTGGAACTGTATCAGCAATTGACGGCTTATTTTGAAGGGCGCCATACGGTCGGCTTGATGCATGGCCGCCTGCACCCGGATGAAAAAGAGGAGACGATGCGCGAATTCGCCGAAGGGAAGATCGCCGTGCTCGTGTCGACGACAGTCGTCGAAGTCGGCGTCAATGTCCCGAATGCGTCGTTCATGCTCATCTATGACGCCGAACGCTTCGGATTGTCCCAGCTCCACCAATTGCGTGGGCGTGTCGGGCGGGGTAGCGATCAGTCGTATTGTGTGTTATTGGCGGACCCGAAAACGGAAATCGGCAAGGAGCGCATGAACTCGATGACCGAAACGAACGACGGCTTCATTCTCGCTGAAAAGGATTTGGAGCTGCGCGGCCCCGGCGATTTCTTCGGCCGCAAGCAAAGCGGCATTCCCGAATTCCGCATGGCGGATCTGGTGCATGATTACCGCGCGCTTGAGGCAGCGAGAAAAGATGCTGAAGAATTGATCGCGAGTGAAGCGTTTTGGGTCTCGGATGAAACGAAATGCTTGCGGGCAATGCTTGAGGACTCGGGCATTCTCGAAGGCGGAAGGCTTGATTAG
- a CDS encoding Asp23/Gls24 family envelope stress response protein yields the protein MSIELNNEYGQIDISNDVIAQIAGGAAIECYGIVGMATKHQIRDGLTDILRKENFAKGVLVRQEDGDLVIDMYVIISYGTKISEVAYQVQSKVKYTITKTLGMPVSAVNIYVQGVRVTNP from the coding sequence ATGTCGATTGAGTTGAATAATGAATATGGTCAAATCGATATTTCCAATGATGTGATAGCCCAAATAGCCGGCGGTGCTGCAATCGAATGCTACGGCATCGTAGGAATGGCAACCAAACACCAGATCCGCGACGGCCTCACGGACATTCTCCGCAAAGAGAACTTCGCCAAAGGAGTCCTTGTGCGCCAGGAAGACGGCGATTTGGTCATTGATATGTATGTAATCATCAGCTACGGAACGAAAATTTCGGAAGTGGCGTATCAAGTCCAATCCAAAGTGAAATATACAATTACAAAAACATTGGGCATGCCGGTTAGTGCGGTAAACATTTATGTCCAGGGCGTTCGTGTGACGAACCCGTAA
- the plsX gene encoding phosphate acyltransferase PlsX has translation MKIAIDAMGGDNAPKEIIDGVKKALEAFSDVEILLYGQQEKIDEYIKPQDRLTIIHCSEVIEAEDDPVRSVRRKKDASMVRMAEAVKEGKADAAVSAGNTGALMSAGLFIVGRIDGVDRPALAPTLPTMDGKGFLMLDLGANADAKPEHLVQYAIMGSIYAEKVRGVQNPTVGLLNIGTEEKKGNELTKSAFPLLKEAPVNFIGNVESRDLLNGAADVVVTDGFTGNMVLKTIEGTAMNVFAMIKDVFMASAKTKFAAMLVKNDLSALKGMLDYSEYGGAGLFGLKAPVIKAHGSSNGTAFYNAIRQARTMVEHDVAGKIYSTLKEEQPS, from the coding sequence GTGAAAATAGCAATCGATGCAATGGGCGGGGACAACGCCCCAAAAGAAATTATCGACGGTGTCAAAAAAGCCCTCGAAGCATTCAGCGACGTGGAGATATTGCTTTATGGGCAGCAGGAAAAAATCGATGAATACATAAAACCGCAAGACCGTTTGACCATTATCCACTGCAGTGAAGTGATCGAAGCGGAAGATGACCCGGTGCGATCAGTCCGCCGCAAGAAGGATGCGTCGATGGTGCGCATGGCGGAAGCGGTTAAAGAAGGAAAAGCGGACGCAGCCGTATCCGCAGGCAATACAGGTGCCTTGATGTCCGCCGGTTTGTTCATCGTCGGACGCATCGACGGTGTCGACCGTCCGGCGCTTGCACCGACTTTGCCGACGATGGACGGAAAAGGCTTTCTCATGCTCGACCTCGGCGCCAATGCCGATGCCAAACCGGAGCATCTGGTCCAGTACGCCATCATGGGCAGCATCTATGCCGAGAAAGTGCGCGGCGTCCAAAACCCAACTGTCGGCTTGCTGAATATCGGGACGGAAGAGAAAAAAGGCAATGAATTGACGAAATCGGCATTTCCGCTATTGAAAGAAGCGCCTGTCAACTTTATTGGCAACGTGGAATCACGTGACTTGCTGAACGGTGCCGCCGATGTGGTCGTCACGGATGGCTTTACCGGAAACATGGTCTTGAAGACGATCGAAGGAACTGCGATGAACGTCTTCGCGATGATCAAGGATGTCTTCATGGCTTCGGCCAAAACCAAGTTTGCGGCGATGCTCGTGAAAAACGATTTGAGTGCGCTCAAGGGGATGCTCGATTATAGCGAATACGGCGGCGCAGGATTGTTCGGGCTGAAGGCGCCTGTCATCAAGGCGCATGGCTCATCCAACGGCACCGCATTCTATAACGCCATCCGCCAGGCGCGTACGATGGTCGAACACGACGTGGCCGGCAAGATATACAGCACTTTGAAGGAGGAACAACCATCATGA
- the fabD gene encoding ACP S-malonyltransferase → MRKQIAFIYPGQGSQVVGMGESFLEDDKSRQFFESADEVLGMGLSKLMLEGPQEELTLTYNAQPALLTVSSMITERLIRAGVRPNYTAGHSLGEYSALVASNVLEFPKAVEVVHKRGLFMNEAVPAGEGAMAAILGMDADKLEEVTDDATESAGVVQLANLNCPGQIVISGTKAGVEKACELAKERGAKRAIPLDVSGPFHSELMRSASQDLAKVLSDSFLLNAKIPVVTNFMAEPETNATQLQDMLIHQLYSPVLWEQSVRKMIELGVTTFVEVGPGKVLSGLVKKIDRSVTVIPVHDLESFEKAVEELTS, encoded by the coding sequence ATGAGGAAGCAAATCGCATTTATTTATCCCGGGCAAGGCTCACAGGTGGTGGGCATGGGCGAAAGCTTCCTGGAAGATGACAAGAGCCGCCAATTTTTCGAAAGCGCCGATGAAGTGCTCGGCATGGGCTTGTCGAAACTGATGCTTGAAGGCCCTCAGGAAGAATTGACATTGACCTATAACGCGCAACCGGCACTGTTGACCGTCAGCTCGATGATTACGGAACGCTTGATCCGTGCAGGCGTAAGGCCGAATTATACAGCGGGGCACAGCCTCGGCGAATACAGCGCGCTGGTCGCTTCGAATGTCCTGGAATTCCCGAAAGCGGTTGAAGTGGTCCATAAGCGCGGATTGTTCATGAATGAAGCGGTGCCTGCAGGTGAAGGCGCGATGGCTGCGATCCTGGGGATGGACGCAGATAAGCTCGAAGAAGTGACCGACGATGCGACCGAGAGCGCGGGGGTCGTCCAGTTGGCAAACTTGAACTGCCCGGGGCAAATCGTGATTTCGGGAACGAAAGCAGGCGTTGAGAAAGCATGCGAACTGGCGAAAGAGCGCGGTGCGAAACGTGCCATTCCGCTCGATGTTAGCGGTCCGTTCCATTCGGAGCTGATGCGTTCGGCCTCGCAGGATTTGGCGAAAGTGCTCAGTGATTCATTCCTGCTCAATGCCAAAATTCCCGTCGTGACGAACTTTATGGCAGAGCCCGAAACGAATGCGACGCAATTGCAGGACATGTTGATCCACCAATTATACTCGCCGGTTTTATGGGAACAATCGGTGCGCAAGATGATCGAACTTGGTGTCACCACCTTTGTCGAAGTAGGCCCTGGCAAAGTGCTGAGCGGCTTGGTGAAAAAAATCGACCGATCGGTCACGGTCATCCCGGTCCATGACTTGGAGTCATTCGAAAAAGCGGTAGAGGAGTTGACATCATGA
- the sdaAB gene encoding L-serine ammonia-lyase, iron-sulfur-dependent subunit beta: MKFKSVFDIIGPVMIGPSSSHTAGAARIGRVARDLFGRQPAWAKIHLYGSFAETYKGHSTDVAIVGGLLDYDTFDERIKTAFEEAEKLGLSFEFIPETGHVDHPNTARIVIGDDKSEMSMMGISIGGGKIEITELNGFPLRLSGNHPAILVVHDDRSGCIANVANCLYKYDINIGHMEVSRKERGDMALMVIEVDQTVGQEVMGELRELPNITQVTRIAD; the protein is encoded by the coding sequence ATGAAGTTCAAATCTGTTTTTGATATAATCGGCCCGGTCATGATCGGGCCATCATCATCGCATACTGCAGGTGCGGCACGCATCGGCAGGGTAGCACGCGACCTGTTCGGAAGGCAGCCGGCATGGGCGAAGATCCATTTATACGGTTCTTTCGCCGAAACCTATAAAGGCCATTCGACCGATGTGGCGATCGTCGGCGGGTTATTGGACTATGATACATTCGATGAACGCATCAAGACCGCTTTCGAAGAAGCGGAAAAACTCGGTTTGAGCTTTGAATTCATTCCGGAGACGGGACACGTCGATCACCCGAATACGGCGCGCATCGTCATTGGGGACGACAAATCCGAAATGTCGATGATGGGGATTTCCATCGGCGGGGGCAAGATCGAGATCACGGAACTGAACGGCTTCCCGCTCAGGCTATCTGGCAACCACCCGGCGATCCTTGTCGTCCATGACGACCGCTCGGGCTGTATCGCAAATGTAGCGAATTGTTTATATAAATACGATATCAACATCGGCCATATGGAAGTGTCACGCAAAGAACGCGGGGACATGGCATTGATGGTCATCGAAGTCGACCAAACCGTCGGCCAAGAAGTGATGGGCGAGTTGCGCGAGTTGCCGAATATTACGCAAGTCACACGCATCGCCGACTAA
- the sdaAA gene encoding L-serine ammonia-lyase, iron-sulfur-dependent, subunit alpha, giving the protein MDVLFRNVRELVERAEKEGKLISEIMIEQEMLITDRSREEIMQQMERNLTVMEEAVEKGLKGVHSVSGLTGGDAVLLQKYMERGDSLSGNLLLDAVSKAVATNEVNAAMGTICATPTAGSAGVVPGTLFAVKNKLNPTREQMIRYLFTSGAFGFVVANNASISGAAGGCQAEVGSAAAMASAAIIEMAGGTPQQSSEAFAITLKNMLGLVCDPVAGLVEVPCVKRNAMGASNAVVAADMALAGVTSRIPCDEVISAMFEIGQAMPSAFRETAKGGLAATPTGKWLESKIFGGSVVGSGQ; this is encoded by the coding sequence ATGGATGTTCTATTCCGGAATGTAAGGGAACTCGTAGAACGGGCAGAGAAAGAAGGCAAGCTCATTTCCGAAATCATGATCGAGCAGGAGATGCTTATCACCGACCGTTCACGGGAAGAAATCATGCAGCAGATGGAGCGCAATTTGACCGTCATGGAAGAAGCGGTGGAAAAGGGGCTTAAAGGCGTCCATTCCGTTTCGGGCCTGACGGGCGGAGATGCAGTCCTGTTGCAGAAATACATGGAGCGCGGCGACAGCCTGTCCGGCAACCTATTGCTTGATGCCGTCAGCAAAGCTGTCGCGACGAATGAAGTGAACGCGGCGATGGGCACGATCTGTGCGACCCCGACGGCAGGATCCGCGGGAGTCGTACCGGGCACATTGTTTGCCGTGAAGAACAAACTGAACCCGACGCGTGAGCAGATGATCCGTTACCTGTTCACATCGGGGGCGTTCGGCTTTGTCGTGGCCAACAACGCTTCGATTTCCGGCGCGGCCGGCGGATGCCAGGCGGAAGTCGGCTCTGCGGCGGCGATGGCTTCTGCGGCCATCATCGAGATGGCTGGCGGCACGCCTCAACAAAGTTCCGAAGCGTTTGCCATCACCTTGAAGAATATGCTCGGTCTAGTCTGCGACCCTGTGGCGGGGCTCGTGGAAGTACCATGCGTGAAGCGCAACGCCATGGGTGCATCCAATGCGGTCGTCGCTGCCGATATGGCGCTCGCCGGCGTGACCAGCCGCATCCCGTGCGACGAAGTCATCAGCGCCATGTTCGAAATCGGGCAAGCGATGCCTAGCGCGTTCCGCGAAACGGCAAAAGGCGGATTGGCCGCGACACCGACCGGCAAATGGCTTGAATCGAAAATCTTCGGCGGATCGGTAGTCGGCAGTGGACAATAA